Below is a genomic region from Eupeodes corollae chromosome 1, idEupCoro1.1, whole genome shotgun sequence.
GAAACAAAGAAGATAAATCTAACTATAGACCAATTTCCTTGCTGTCTTCAATTTCcaaggttttcaaaaaacttattaaaactaGAATGCTTGCTTATCTTAatagaatcaatttttttagtcCGATCTCCGATGCAATTCGGTTTTAGAACTGGACGATCTACGGAAGATGCtcttctagattttttttttattctgcaAAGTGGTTTAGATCATAAATATCACTGTACTGGACTTTTCGCGGACATAACTAAGGCATTTGATATGGTTAACCATAAAACTTGCTAGACAAGCTTGATATGGCTGGCTTTCGTGGGTTTACCTTAAAATGGTTTGAGTCCTATCTTAAAAATAGAATGCAGttagtgaaaattcaaaacTGCTTCAGTGACCCTAAAACTAGTCACTTAGGAGTCCCTCAAGGTTCAGTACTCGTTCCAGTTTTATTtctaactagctgacccgacgaaCTTTGTTCCGCCTTAATGGCAATAAATAAgcagattgtgtttttttttattggaaaaaatacaaaaaaaaaattaaataactacaTTAATCATTCgttattatttctgtattttagtaCATAGGTTGTTCTTCACTCTTAAGTACCTTGTGATAcacgacattttttgttttattatcaggcgcaaaaacaaacaacgtaGATGGTCTTCCGACCCGTGAACATGCCACGTATAATTGACCATGGGAAAAACATGAATGTTCTAGATTtaaaccacaaacttttaaggattggCCTTGTGATTTGTTGATGGTCATGGCAAATACAAGACGTATCGgaaattgaagtcttttaaattcaaacggcATATCGGTTGGGATCATCGGGATCCTCGGAATGAGAACTTCCTCACCTTTGAATTTTCCTATCATTATCGTAGCGTAAATTACATTGTTCATCAATTTACTAACCACCAAACTCGTACCGTTGCacagttttggttggtttaAGGCGTAAATTGTGCGGTGGTAAGCCAGGCACGtccaaagagtttaaaaattcaattggatagttGGTGGCCATTGTTCCaatgatcttattttgaattatgtagttcaggtcatctacatctttattcttagccgctaaaattgctcgctcactcaaccattcattatttttgtagttagaaataatatttggaaatacattgttgataagttcgtcttttgatgagaaaaaattacagaaattatttggaAGTGATATTAATCCGCTCGATTCATCGACAGGTACTTGACCATTACCGACAATCAGCAATTGCTCCGAGAAATCTTCAGCAGATGTATCATTAAGCAATGTAACTCTAATGTTTGTTGTCAGCTGCAGTTTCTTCAAATAGCGCTATAGATTTGACGATTTGAGGCAAGCGTTTATTTCATCGGCAGCCGTAGATCTTGGAATTACTGCCAGTATTTGGCGGAAATCACCAGACAGTAAAATCATTGCTCCTCCAAAATATCTCGAGTCATTGCGTAAATCTTTTAATGTTCGGTTAAGTGCCTCTAATGCACGTTTATGCGCCATTGTGCATTGGTCCCAGATGATGATTTTCGATGCCGCTAAAACTTTGGCCATTGCTGAGTGTTTTCAATATTACACGTTGGTTCTTCAATAGTTTGAAGATTTAACGGTAATTTGAATGCTGAATGAGCCGTACGGCATCCTTCTAACAATGTGGCTGCTACTCCAGAAGAAGCAACTACAACCGCTATGTTGGATCTCGCCCGAACAGTTGCTAAAACTAATGACATAAGGAATGTCTTGCCAGTTCCACCAGGGGCATCTAGGAAATATAAACCACCATTTTCATCAGCGATTGCCTTCATTTAAGTATCATAAACTTCCTTTTGTTGGTAATTCAAAAGGAGTACATTCCTTTGAACTACTAAATCTAATTCCTGGTGATCATATTCACGTTCCCGTTCCAATTCTCGATTAAATGCGTCATTCATTTCACGATTTGGCGCTGGCATTCCTAACCTGATTAATAAATTACCGCACATGAGGTAACACATATCTTCGATCAAGAGTAAAGTACGATTATGTATCTCCTCATTCATCTCAATATCGTAATTTCTGGAACTGACACGACTTTCATGTAAAATATCTTCTGACATACTATCTTTGTATTTGTGTCACAGGTTACATGGGTTTGATGGAAAACATGTCGTAATTATGATAGCGAATAATGTGCGTATCTGACTTGGAGATGCAGAGATAGTGGCTTCAGCGATTGTCGTATCCCAATGGGTATCGTTTTCTAATAAGTTCAATTCTTCACATGCAGCACGATATGTTGGGAATATTACACCATTAACAGTTCGTAGTGTCTCAAATGAAGTTGGTCCACACACATTTACCAGCAACAACCGCAACTGACCAAGAGCATCAGTAGAACGCACATCTGGGTACCCAGGAACCGCATCACCTTGCTTCCGTCTTTGAAAATTCTTGGATGAAGCATTCAAAGTATGATAACGTGGCATCTCCGAGTAAAGCAAAGTTCGTGCAAACTGATCGCTTTGGCAGATTGCAAAAAAACTGGTCAATGTAGTTGCTGGAGGTGTTTCAGCACGTTGCGTAGCATTCGAAGCCGTGAAATATACTCGTTGACCATTCTCCAGATGCCCAGCCAACAGTAGGATTACGTTCGTGAATTAGAAATGCGGATATACGCCAAATCGCTTCATAACAGTTAACATAACGACCAACTTGATAGCGTGAAATTTCATCGTTGGTATTTGAGGATTGCAATTCAAAAACCGCCATATCAATGCCTTTCGTGACAtatttgcaaatatattttatggacTTAACTGAATTGCAGTATTCAACGTTGCAATGTGTCTTGAACGTTTTAGAAATAAATGGCGACAAATTATCTATTTGTTGCCTTCTGTTGTTCGCTCGACGATTCTGCATTGCCAACCGAGCTGTTTCACGGGCTGCTTCACTTTGCTCTCGTGATTGAGAAGCACGAAGCCGAGTCATACTATCGCGGCGCTGTTCACGTgcaatttcttgttcttcttcagtCCTTTCATTTgcagtattttgtattcttcttgcATTACGGCTTTGTCGGGAAAGATTCGATCGTCTTGGTCgcggcattattaattaaacttcacttcacttttaattaaacttcacttcacttcaatccacttcttaattatttatttaatagaaatagttttaatattgatttcttacaaatattaaattgtcATGCATACGTCATTACTtatacatagctgtcattttacgtcaattacataggtgtcatttgcgttttgttattccaagtctgattcttttttgttataccacgttttatagtgactgacgtttcatgtcaagtcacacgggaacgctgtcgaacgggataaaaagtatcctatgtccgtctcctggctctaagctacctcactaccaattttcagccaaatctgttctgccgttcttgagttataagtggtgtaactaacacgactttcttttatatatatacatatatagaatatagatatagatatagaatatagatatagatatatatatagatatacataaattctctttttttgCTTCCAATAATTGGTAGAATCAAAGCCTTTTCAGATCACCTAGGAATTGCTTACTGTTCATCTAGTCCCTTAAATCAAATATGTGATATAAATCATGTGGTTCATCTTCTTAGATGCTGGTTTGCGAAACATGAGCTTATAGTCAGcaataaaactaaacttatgTATTTTAGTCTTACTCGTAAAATATCGCCTGATATTCCTATAGTTTTTCATTCACATGAATGTACTAACTATcaactttgcaataaaaactgttttacaACTGAAAgtgtagaagacttcaaatACCTAGGTATTACTTTGgaccaaaatttaaattggaccAAACACATATCGCTTTTAAAGAACTATCTGTTTTCAGCTAATCGGAATTTTTATCATTTGAGGAAACACTGCTCCTTGGAAATGTTGAAGATGGTCTACTATggaattttccattcaaaattagAATATGGCATTTGTTGTTGGGGTGGAGCATATGTGAATCATCTTAATCAGCTAACTGTCTTACAGAAATCTGCGATTCGAAATGTTTGCAAAACGCATCGACTAGCTAACTCAATGCATTTATTTAGATACCAGCAAGTCCTACCTGTTcgtcatttgttttattttaaagtccccaaagttttttttaaaaggtcagATTATCTGCAAAGTCCGATTTCGGACCTTAGAAATCTTCGCAGCGACTCTGCTTACTTGGTCAATATTCCCTTTTTTCGCACcacgtctagaaatgtcaaaattttcaatttgataaatcggactcattacaataacttcctatgggaagttaataatgataGAATCTTCTttacaaaagattttgaaaatgttatcgaTTGTAAGGTTGATCTCGgtgttgaaataaataagatGGCATCAATCACATCACCAAGTCCCGTACTTTAATCAGATATTTACTATTACCTACCactagttttataaatttgtaaaacaGTTAAAAGATCATAGCGCTTAAGTCATAACTCATTGTTTgccattttttctttattttattatttcaaacacattttgtttcatataccgccaaaaaacgattttatatatttgtaatttaattaaaacttcaaaacagAGAGTGGGATGAGATGTTTGTTAGGTAGAACCATTTCATTAATATTGAGGAAAGGTTAAAAAGGTaacatactttttatattatttccaTCTTGCAAcccaactttttaaaatatttttgtttgaaaactcaAAACCTTTAAATAAACATTACAAAATAAGAGTTTTTTAAACCAAGATATAATAGCTTTTAAGTTATCTACCCTcctttaaattctattttaagttaaatctaaaaatccatcgtttcaaataatttgaatgtcGAAaggtttaagtttgttttatttttagaattttggaacccattgaattttatatttaacgtCAAACTCCAGCTCATGGGATAAGcatcacaaaaaagaaaataaactttctttaaaaaaaataataaaaaaaaaaagaaacataaatattaagaaaatccATCTTTTGATGAGTTTTCCTTTTAAATAGCTCAAAATGTGAAAGCTTCAGATATCACACATTATACTTAATATATAACATATCACCTCACCATAGCCAGCGCCATCAACATCAACGTCAGTACTCATATCATTTTGGGGATCGTAGAATATACGTACATATAAGATTTTGTCATATTACGAGAAGCTGTAGAATTATAATGATATAATAACCTCTGGCAACAGTAAATACGTTGTTATTAAATTACACATATAATATAGGTTAAGCACCTTCAACACGACAAAATACACCGAGCGAACTTTGTCAAATAAATTGAACATACGTTATCCCGGCATTGTATCTCTTACCCTACTCCCGAACTTTCACATGATGCATATAATACCTATCTACGTATGAAGCTAGTGTAGCTTATGGAGCTCATATAATGTAGAGAAGATACACAGAAGTGTGTTTGTTGTAAAGCTATTGCTATCCTGACGTAATCTAATTACAATACATCAGATCCTACAATGGAATTATGTATCTTGTGTTTCAAAGAAGCCTTATGCTCTGTTCTCTGTTCAACTCGACTCGTCCTTGTTCCCCGTCCCGTCCGGTCCGTCGTCAATTCATCGTCATCGTGTTCATCATCCTGAGAAACAAGAACGCCAACACGCCACACCGCGCCGAAGAGATGCTGATGAAACGCACATAACGGCTTCCTTGTCCCAATAATACTCCAACCAACCTACATAGTATTAGGAGTAGCATAGGAGAATGGTATGATGATGGTAAGGATTCGTCAAAGACAATGTAATCACGAAACCAATAAATTTTAAGAGGAAAATGTTTGTAATTACATTTCAATTAACGATGGTGTCCCAGAACCCCAGAACCCGAACCTAACGTTCATGTTACCCATGCCACAAAAATAAGAAGCAGCTGTTGGCGGATGGGATCTATTAATGCCATTTCAATTGACAGCTCCGTTGGAGACTTGAGAGCTTGTATAAATGTACGTATGTTCGTAGGAGTATCAAGTATTAAGAGCAAGGTATAGAGGTAGGTTGGTACTGGTAAACATAACACGAATAATGTAATAAGCACACAAAGTCCTCGTAAGgatgttaataaaatttgtgtatTCCTACGCTTCCTTCTGCTGGCTGACTGGATGGCtgttttcatattcgttttcgtGTTTCGTTCTTTAAATATGCAAAATTAATTACTGGCAAATATAATGATGTAAGTATAAGTACATTACAGAGAGGGGGGGTTAATGTTGTGTAGGTAGGTAAGTAGGtacttaaattaagttaaatatcTTAAAGCGTCGATTTTTTATCGATGAAGGCCCTGATTTGATTTGTtgtaaaatccaaacaaaagaaagttgataatcgttttttttttcattgaacttTAAAACGTGGTTATGGATTCAATAGTAAtcaaattttttcttaattggtttttaaaaattttcataattttatttttaaattgtttcttttccCAGCAAAACGTATTTGAAAAGGTGACAAGCTATGTAAGTAGcagtaggggtcatgacccgcccctgggagataatttgtttgtatattcgtaggaattcccttcaattaaGAAAGTAATCCTATTGCGTCATTGGATATGACcaccattatattttgaattatttatttttttaacatgaaaacaaaatttgtatttaccttccttaaactttgttgtactacttttaactgaagacTACGGGTATTCGTTTATAATCATCGGTGCATTTAAATTCCTCATAAGTATTAATGGAGCTCCAATTTTCAAGTCCAGTTCATGCGGAGGAAGTCctgatgtattcaaagaattcaaaaatttaattggaatatcaatagcattatcttgatcagtcagattatcaatagaaagataagtttgttgatgggcctgaaacattgaaagaattGTCTTATTTATGCTTGTAACAGAATCGTTTTTAGGTCCTAAAATCGCTCGTTCGCGTAATCAATCATCCGTTCCCTAGTTGGaaatgttggttctattagtacttcaccatcattatttaaaatatttccaattcCAATATCCAAAACTTAGGTCCTCATTcatgttaagtccgttgggaaccttTTAAGAGCCATAGTGgttctactacgcctacgcgccatcgtgtacggtttccggagatgtgtttcagctccctcgaaatcttgcctagtgacgctgattccgcctcgactgtcctgccccatgtgcttctcggtcgtcgaGCTCTTcgtccttcttgtgtgagcggattccactgcattgatTGGCCTGCAATGTAGTTGTTACCTTTTGAAGCGTacgtccaatccattgccacttactccttcgtattatagagtctaaaGGTTCCTGGCCTGTACTGTATttttatgaaggacctcatttgatatacggtttggccaaaAAGTGCTTAGGATTTTACTAatacatctatttacgaaggtttgcagctttcttgttatggctgaagtaaccttccaagtgctgcacccataaagaagcacagattcgacatttgtgcgaaacagtcgtagctttgttcttaagctgatagagttattcctccatgAGTTATGAGAGTTATTcctttttgacagcataccgaacgctgcttttgctttgccgatgcgaaAGATGCCGTCTTGTTCGGTGTCTTTGATGGAAACGATGCTTTCAAGGTACTGAAAGCTCTCCACATTTTCCACCGGTtgtgagaaaatatttatttgagaggatggtcgggttctcAGGgggatcatttttgttttgccggaattaattttcagccttCTGCTTCTCACTCCAcatttgttgtcatttgatccattatcctatgagagagtaagcaaacatcgtccacgTAATCCAAGTAcattaaataggatgtcaaagtccattggatccctccgctacctgacagagctgagcgcagcaCAGCGCTtgtcaccaacaaaaacaatattggcgtcAGAATACAGCCCTGACTCTGCTTCAGTTTTCAAAATCCAAatatccaaaagagttcttaaaaatgttgctgCGTTCTTATCACCACCCAAACGTAAAGGTGCGTATTTGTggtcaatcttaaaagtttgactGAAGTCCACAGAAACGAATATTTTAggcaagcatttattttatcacTTTTTGTACCTCTTGGCACAATTGGCAATGTTTGCCGAAAGTGACCAACGAACAGTATCACAACACCTCCCATCGGACGTTCATCAGCTCTTAAATATCTGTATGATCTGTATGATCTGTATGATCCAGAGCTTCAGGCCTACGTTTATTTACCATAGTCAATTCGATAAACGTCGTTTCTTTAATTAGCTAGTGagcttcaaacaatttaaatctgcaggaccagatgaaaAAATACCAGCCGggctacaaaagacttctgacataattgcaccattccttgaggcaatttttaccaactgtttttacctggtccatgttccttcggcatggagagaagtttaagttgtttttatacctaaagcaggtaaatgctcccaagtcaatcttaaagatctacgactatcaaaggtgcctttaacaacgtggacaaatCTTCACTAACACCTCTAATTGTAAAGACTaagcttcgggagttaattcatttaatgcttaccaGCAGAGTAATTAACTcaaaaactgggcaactcttcttgtAGACGATTCGaccaccgcaaggtggtgttctatacCCTATCCTctggtggtgaatgaaatcctaactagtctggatgcggagcgTTTCAGAGTGaaagcctatgcggacgacgttgctatagcagtttcaggaatgcatcttaacaacttaaaaaatgacttagacagactaatactttagCTCATCGGTGTGGACTTGGTGTTAACttacacaaaaccgatttggtattattttcgaggagatacaaaaatgccatttgtcaacccttccTATTTTAAAGGAATCCAAACAAAATTCTCAGACGGGTGTGGCAGTATAGTgtactgctttagagaaagctatgaaccgtcataaattaaataaagtccaacttTCAGCTTGCCtaataagcggatcgcttcccacgaccccatctgcggcactggatacCTTACTCAACCTAACACCTGTTGACATATTTAGCATAAAAAttgctgcaagctctgctatccggctcaaagcttcgtcgtgatggacttacaacaacattggacactccgtaattctaaggtatttacaatcaattccaaagcgCACAGattacaccatcccccaactgcaattcaaaaaaatttccatacgtccagatctttctgggcgTTTTAGGCTGAACTTTTGGAGATACAAAAAATCTTATGCTTgcttaaagaaaatgtgatatcaacatctgatatacatacgtattttctcaaatagtcaggctgctatcaaatccctggagtctgtctctacaaactttatagcagtccataactgtcgatcatctctaatggagatggcacaacagtttaataatggcataccaatcgctattcttgtaaactgttgctaatgcaagacgctgtgaggaaggcaggcaccaggtggaacaacatcaccacgtgtcaggtcacgaaaaacatctggccaacactagattcaAAACTTTCAAGGTGCTTGAAATCTCTAAGTAGATCATATATATCAGCTCgttaataggtgtcataaccggataCTGTCTAATAGAtaagcacgccacgcgactagacgtattctcaaatgacttttggcAAAGCTGTATTgtcgaggaagaggaagaaacaattcttcatcttctctttACGTGTACGTGACCTGCTCTTGCTCGAAAACGCCAGAATTACCTAggataattcttctttaacgatctaaacgatctaaatcatatcagcataatcagcctatcacgtttcgtaaggcactcaaactggttccatggaacttagaagaaagcctcaagattcatgtgttatcacaatgggccattaaactagcctaagAGTGTCCGTTTCCAAAGTATTCATATTTCCTATCGAAACGTGAGATCAGTGATTCAGtgatatttggattttatatgtatagataacaaattattgacTTACATTATCGGACTTAATTTATGCCTAAAACCTTCTACGTGATATCCTCTTTCATTtaactttcatttaaaaaaaacaactgcgTGACAATTGGATAGGATGTTTCGAGGCCAAATCTTAACAAAGATTTCTAATTTTGCTTgaattcagttttttaaatatatagatACGACATTCGCAAAAAAATGGCCAAAAACAAGTAAAGTCTTTGGTTTtacacaatttagaatttggaaaaactttagcaacaccttaaattatttttattaaacaaggaaaaagataaaatattcaGGTCCTTAAgaagaaaacttgaaaaatagatcatgaattttatattaagttaccTTTAAATTCATGAAACTAGCCTTTTATaccatcttaatttttttgagcaacataaatagtgaacattgaagtgatttttacttgcaacgcataggaactatatggcgagtattgcattcgtaaaaaatcgaatcaaacatgatattacgatggtagaaaagtcgaaaaaagtaggtcccccgattccgtccgtaTGACTGTCTGTTCTGGTTTCTACAGGCTACATCATTGTGCCGATTGAAATTAAGGATTTCAACCGATTAGCTTAAGgcgttcttttttattttttaatacgaaaaatagaAGCAGTCCCCATATCTTGCGgtgtaaattttcaaattgaatatgatttttgatgatcaatgtcattatttttgtttaagttttaaaaaaataacattttttttacaaaacttgagATGAccatttcttaacaaaatttaaatgttaaatgtatatttataaccACTAAATAActttataacaaatttatatgtattttatagaaaaaaaaattaaaaatagaatttataaaaatgaaaaaaaattgttaatgtaGGTCTcttaagaattaaaatatcattttaatttttgagaaaaacaaaattttcaaatcttaaaatataggaaatatttttaaacagactttttgaataaaatagcAAGCTTTAGCGATCCagtcttgcattttatttatttgaaaattgatttcctgTTGAACACTTTTAAGAcattaaaaagttaaagaaatctactttttgaagtaaatttgattaaatgCTCTACAACTGAGATTTAAGCACGAAtttcaaatatacaaaaattcccCAAAACAGCAAGAGTAACCCTTTTGTTAAACtatattgaaaaacacaataaccgtttcatatctattaatttcAAAGCTTTGAATTTCCTGAGAACTAAATTGCAAAGAGATTCTCAAACGTATTATACGTgagtgccacacaaaagtttcttcccaacttatttgtttcccttagtttgtttttatttaatttttagagaaattaggTTCTGAAATGCACCTATTTCCTCAagttcaagaaccaaacatttttctctctacaaatgttaagttttaaaaactcctttaagatcaCAATATTTTTGCAATCAACAAACGATAGTAATAAAAGTCACCTTAAGGTAAACGAATGTTGTGGACTTTTTAGAATTTCTTTATAGATTCcaagtttataaaaatctgTTATAGTGGAGATACCCGTCCTAGAAAAGCTATACAACATTTCAAGCTCAAGGGAGTTTGAATTACCCGTACGGAATAGGCTTAatactgtaggtcccctccatcccagACTACAGTACTCATATATCGAGAtgcgagaatatcgagatggtCAGTCTCCTTTACATTTACAAGTGCCAAGCTTTCTCAATCCCGATAGTACAATgttgtttaggtcggaatttaatgagcttattatattttgtgtgtctctgtttggtgagatgaaccatgagatcaccagtggacctattgctgctaaaaccgtactgacggtcattaggaatttttcgatcttcaagatattttttgagctgattATAAACTAACGTTTCCATGAACTTCGAAAGAAGGAACGTGAGTGGAATCGATAGATATTTAGAGGGTGGGGAAGATTTGTCTTTTTTGGGATAGGTTGGACAATTGCTGTTTTCTATCTGCTCAGAACGAAACCTAAGGATTAGAAcggatgaaaaagcttacgcagtggttttgccagcgttaaagaacacctcttcagagcaatagcgggaataccatccggaccagtggATTTAGGTGTGTATatatctctaaggactcttcgCATAGAATCACTAGCTCCTTCAAGTACAGGctgagtcataacactcactcaCAGAaatggcggcgaactgcctagcaaagagattagctttctctaaagagctaacaaaaggagtgtcattgacaacgagcgtaggaacctagaaagaaaaagtattcctcatgtttttttacaaatgaccaacaattttacCGCCTTGAGgacattgaagtattttttgccgtaatttttgatCATCTATAAATTTGGTCTATCGAATATGGGCCTTCTtggcttgtttaaactttttccagctttttaattaacaacatatgccatttgatttttgttttataacacGTTTTTCATTAATGTCCTTTGTCACTCCTTGGCCTGTTTACGTCTTGTAAATCAGTACGTTTTTCATGTCAGGGGCATTTATTCTTATTATCATGTTATAAAAATCTCGTGTAAATTAAAGTGATGTTATGGCTCATGGGGACCATCATCATTTCTGTATATATATCCAAGCATTATGTAACTTGTTTTCATATTAAACTGACACCTCTCCTATATAAGAAAAGTTTACAATGATAAACTTCGGACAAagaaccatcaccatcatcatctttAAATTACTTCACTTCCATTACTTACAACCGTTAAATCTACCTGTATTCTGTTCTGTATATGTACTGTCATCAACGTAAGATCCTTTTTAAGAAACCACATCAATATAAAATTCCATTGAAATGATTACAACATGTCACCACATTTTgaacgtttttatttctttgaatttttacttCTCCCCAGAGGGTATAAAATAACCTCAATTTTCATAAGATtctatttgaaattttcttttttatttttgtttaaataaacaacCACAGActatgatagatagatagatagaagacgatgacgatgacgacaacgataCAAAGACAGAAAGGGGGAGAGAGAGGTGAAATTAAAAGACAGAGacagtgagaaaaaaaaacaagcattttattGCCCGTATCTCTGTG
It encodes:
- the LOC129940030 gene encoding uncharacterized protein LOC129940030, with translation MPRPRRSNLSRQSRNARRIQNTANERTEEEQEIAREQRRDSMTRLRASQSREQSEAARETARLAMQNRRANNRRQQIDNLSPFISKTFKTHCNVEYCNSVKSIKYICKYVTKGIDMAVFELQSSNTNDEISRYQVGRYVNCYEAIWRISAFLIHERNPTVGWASGEWSTSIFHGFECYATC